A window from Bdellovibrionales bacterium encodes these proteins:
- a CDS encoding ABC transporter ATP-binding protein, giving the protein MSRVLMSVQNLEVYYGAIHAVKGINFEVYEGEIVSLIGSNGAGKTTTLRAICGLAQAQGKVMLDGKPLLDIPVHERVHHGIAQSPEGRGIFQNLTVLENLQMGAYSRKDTANIQKDIERCFTLFPRLKERISQVAGTLSGGEQQMLAISRAIMCKPKLLLLDEPSLGLAPKIVSQIFEIIKKLNSEGMTILLVEQNANQALKIAHRAYVLETGRITLSGSGQDLLTNDEVRKSYLGV; this is encoded by the coding sequence CTGGAAGTCTATTACGGCGCCATTCATGCGGTTAAAGGCATTAACTTCGAGGTTTATGAAGGTGAAATCGTTTCTCTGATCGGCAGCAATGGTGCGGGTAAAACCACCACTTTGCGTGCTATTTGTGGTTTGGCGCAGGCTCAAGGCAAAGTGATGCTCGACGGAAAGCCTTTGCTAGATATCCCAGTGCATGAGCGTGTTCACCATGGAATTGCGCAATCGCCTGAAGGCCGCGGGATTTTTCAGAACCTCACGGTGCTTGAGAACCTGCAAATGGGTGCTTACTCGCGCAAAGACACTGCAAATATTCAAAAAGACATTGAGCGCTGCTTTACACTCTTTCCGCGTTTAAAAGAACGCATTAGCCAAGTGGCGGGAACGCTTTCCGGTGGTGAACAGCAAATGCTCGCCATTTCACGCGCGATTATGTGTAAGCCGAAGTTGTTGCTGCTCGATGAGCCTTCTTTGGGTTTAGCTCCGAAGATTGTTTCTCAGATCTTCGAGATTATTAAAAAGCTCAACTCCGAAGGCATGACGATTCTTTTGGTGGAGCAAAACGCGAATCAAGCATTGAAAATCGCGCATCGTGCTTATGTGCTTGAAACCGGCCGCATTACTCTGAGTGGCTCGGGCCAGGATCTTTTGACCAACGATGAAGTTCGTAAAAGCTACCTCGGCGTCTAG
- a CDS encoding beta-sandwich domain-containing protein, with protein sequence MSKLSFAKIFATALLASSFTVSLPAAHAYITPGAPPPIPSSPGQGLYEGVAQLNQITRKGGGQWYRVSLLQPVSLSRLEISVLNASVKLHEVSVVTENRARVNVLALSNTPIVTAGQAIASEDLYLNSRVILIDIRAESFGAYSDILVHALSPEGTPQLVVGDVAPQPPPVVRPQPPVRPSPQPPVYGGDLRGYCADYDHQQFYAAKQFAYSSQGVDLTEQDSVQWALNYNNTHNCGTIQEFIARFNPLRTIAYSSQGLDLTSQEAAQFALNMAEYVSRAEAQEMSQTIQAVRNFAYSTQGMNMTSQDAGMLARRWVENRCENASVVRQIQQQFIKEYNFAYSTSGLNMTSQDAVRYAAGRVAGMTRCGNLLAR encoded by the coding sequence ATGAGCAAGCTTTCCTTTGCAAAAATTTTCGCAACAGCATTATTGGCATCGAGCTTCACGGTCAGTTTGCCGGCCGCCCATGCCTATATTACTCCGGGTGCGCCGCCACCGATTCCGAGCTCTCCTGGGCAAGGTCTTTACGAAGGGGTTGCGCAATTAAACCAAATCACCCGCAAAGGTGGAGGTCAGTGGTACCGTGTGAGTCTTCTTCAGCCGGTTTCTTTGAGCCGTCTTGAAATCAGCGTTCTTAACGCGAGCGTAAAGCTTCATGAAGTCAGTGTCGTTACTGAAAATCGGGCTCGCGTAAATGTGCTAGCCCTTTCAAATACACCGATCGTGACCGCAGGTCAGGCGATTGCCTCTGAAGATCTTTATTTGAATTCTCGAGTGATTTTGATTGATATCCGTGCTGAGTCTTTCGGTGCGTATTCAGACATTTTGGTTCACGCTCTTTCGCCGGAAGGAACTCCGCAGCTAGTTGTTGGTGACGTCGCTCCGCAACCGCCCCCAGTCGTAAGACCTCAGCCGCCAGTGAGACCATCACCGCAACCACCGGTTTATGGCGGTGATCTTCGTGGTTACTGCGCTGATTACGATCATCAGCAGTTCTATGCAGCTAAGCAGTTTGCTTACTCTTCTCAGGGCGTGGATTTGACAGAGCAAGACTCTGTGCAGTGGGCTTTGAACTATAACAACACTCACAATTGCGGAACGATTCAAGAGTTCATCGCGCGCTTTAATCCTTTGCGCACGATTGCTTACTCTTCACAAGGTTTGGATTTAACTTCGCAAGAGGCGGCTCAGTTTGCATTGAACATGGCTGAGTATGTTTCTCGCGCTGAAGCTCAAGAGATGTCTCAGACAATTCAAGCGGTGAGAAACTTCGCTTATTCGACTCAAGGTATGAACATGACAAGCCAAGACGCCGGCATGCTTGCCCGCAGATGGGTTGAAAACCGTTGTGAAAACGCCTCCGTTGTTAGACAGATCCAACAGCAATTTATTAAAGAGTATAACTTTGCTTACTCAACAAGCGGACTCAACATGACTTCACAAGATGCTGTTCGCTACGCCGCCGGCCGTGTCGCAGGAATGACTCGTTGTGGGAACTTGCTAGCAAGATAG
- a CDS encoding c-type cytochrome: MKKEKVFILSVLSLLSFCWVMAQPADKLAPAPSLQEGAAIASQGTKAGAAACNGCHGPKGEGMAASSFPRLAGEPAYYMTSQLKDYASGVRENAVMGPIAKALTDAEKETVSAYFASLPVPPLKPAKKATKAELKRGETLATTGDMKLFLQACNNCHGPGSRGVAPTMPGLAAQHPGYLAQQIAAWKTGTRKNSPEQMAEIAKKLSDKDIQALAAYFESISLSVPNKKK, encoded by the coding sequence ATGAAAAAAGAAAAGGTTTTCATTTTGAGTGTGCTTTCTTTGTTGAGCTTCTGTTGGGTGATGGCTCAACCGGCAGACAAACTTGCGCCAGCACCATCATTACAAGAAGGTGCAGCGATCGCCTCGCAGGGAACAAAAGCGGGGGCGGCTGCCTGCAACGGCTGTCACGGCCCAAAAGGTGAGGGCATGGCCGCCAGCAGTTTTCCTCGCTTAGCTGGAGAGCCCGCATACTACATGACGAGTCAGCTGAAAGACTATGCGAGCGGAGTGCGTGAAAACGCCGTCATGGGACCGATTGCCAAGGCCCTGACTGATGCGGAAAAAGAAACGGTCTCTGCTTACTTCGCTTCGTTGCCGGTTCCTCCATTGAAGCCGGCTAAAAAAGCCACTAAAGCAGAGCTCAAGCGCGGAGAAACTTTAGCGACCACCGGAGATATGAAGCTTTTCCTTCAGGCCTGCAATAACTGCCATGGCCCCGGCAGCCGGGGAGTTGCTCCGACAATGCCGGGTCTGGCGGCCCAACATCCCGGGTATTTGGCGCAGCAGATTGCCGCGTGGAAAACTGGAACTCGTAAGAACAGTCCTGAGCAGATGGCCGAGATCGCAAAAAAACTTTCAGATAAAGACATTCAGGCTCTAGCAGCCTACTTTGAAAGCATCAGCTTGAGTGTTCCCAATAAGAAAAAGTAG
- a CDS encoding GMC family oxidoreductase yields MATKLKPVDVVTIGIGMTGSILARELVKKGLKVVGLERGRYVDTVPDFQSPNMHDELRYAVRKGMMQDNTKETVTARNNLDETALPIRRWDSFLPGTGLGGAMNHWNGQTFRFQVADFIYKTHIEKRYGKNFLDPDLQIQDWGVTYDELEPHFDRFEYLCGTSGTAGNIKGKKQAGGNPFEAWRSRGYPTPAMKEPYFAALFRKAANELGYSPYPQPSSNLSQNYTNPEGMKLFTCSFCGFCERFGCEHFAKSSPQTIIYPVLASHSNYEPRFGCQVLKINLDSDKKKAVSVSYVDSAGREFEQPADLILLTAFSINNVRMMLLSRIGTPYDPKTGEGVVGRNYAYQTMSSAQVFYDENTNINPFMASGANGTMIDDFGGDNFDHGKHKFIGGSYIGAIMTNGRPIEFHPTPPGTPAWGLEWKKAVARHYNHTVALNVHGSSTASRGNYLDLDPTYKDAWGLPLLRITFDFPDNDIRMANFVTEKAKGIAQQMKGKTFVATPRAKSWTTTVYQTTHNTGGAVMGSDPKTSVVNRYLQSWDVPNLFVVGASAFPQNSCYNPTGTVGALTYWAADAIVNKYLKNPGKLVT; encoded by the coding sequence ATGGCAACCAAGCTTAAACCCGTCGACGTCGTCACTATTGGTATTGGCATGACAGGATCCATCCTCGCCCGCGAGCTCGTGAAGAAGGGCCTGAAAGTTGTCGGCCTTGAGCGAGGCCGCTACGTCGATACGGTGCCTGACTTTCAATCTCCGAACATGCACGACGAACTTCGCTACGCTGTTCGCAAGGGGATGATGCAGGATAATACAAAAGAAACAGTGACGGCACGGAATAATCTTGATGAGACCGCGTTGCCAATTCGCCGCTGGGATAGTTTCTTGCCAGGCACCGGGCTTGGCGGAGCCATGAATCATTGGAACGGACAGACGTTCCGCTTTCAAGTCGCGGATTTCATATACAAGACCCACATTGAAAAACGCTATGGCAAAAACTTTCTCGATCCGGATTTGCAAATCCAAGATTGGGGCGTCACCTACGACGAACTAGAACCCCACTTCGATCGCTTTGAATATCTCTGCGGAACGAGTGGAACCGCGGGAAATATCAAAGGCAAAAAGCAAGCCGGCGGGAATCCCTTCGAGGCCTGGCGCTCGCGCGGCTATCCAACGCCCGCAATGAAAGAGCCTTACTTTGCCGCGCTCTTTAGAAAAGCTGCGAATGAGTTGGGATACAGTCCTTACCCGCAGCCTTCGTCGAATCTCAGCCAAAATTACACGAATCCGGAAGGGATGAAGCTCTTTACCTGTTCTTTCTGCGGTTTCTGTGAACGATTCGGCTGCGAGCACTTTGCAAAATCAAGTCCCCAGACAATTATTTATCCAGTTTTGGCGAGTCATTCAAACTATGAGCCGCGCTTTGGCTGCCAAGTTCTGAAAATCAATTTGGACAGCGATAAAAAGAAAGCCGTCAGCGTCTCCTACGTAGATAGTGCGGGACGCGAGTTCGAACAACCGGCGGATTTGATTTTGCTAACGGCCTTCTCGATCAACAACGTGCGCATGATGCTGCTTTCAAGGATCGGTACGCCTTACGATCCGAAAACAGGTGAAGGCGTTGTCGGCCGCAACTACGCCTATCAGACGATGAGTAGCGCACAGGTCTTCTATGATGAGAATACCAACATCAATCCGTTCATGGCCTCGGGTGCGAACGGCACCATGATTGATGATTTTGGTGGCGATAACTTTGATCATGGAAAACATAAATTTATTGGTGGCTCTTACATCGGTGCGATCATGACCAACGGACGACCGATCGAATTCCATCCGACTCCGCCGGGAACTCCTGCCTGGGGACTCGAATGGAAGAAAGCAGTGGCACGTCACTATAATCACACAGTGGCTTTGAACGTCCACGGCAGCTCAACAGCAAGTCGGGGAAACTATCTTGATCTTGATCCAACTTACAAAGACGCCTGGGGTTTGCCCCTCCTCAGGATTACCTTCGACTTTCCCGACAACGATATTCGTATGGCGAACTTCGTGACTGAAAAGGCTAAAGGCATCGCTCAACAAATGAAGGGAAAAACATTCGTTGCCACACCAAGAGCAAAATCTTGGACGACAACAGTTTACCAAACGACTCACAATACCGGCGGCGCCGTCATGGGTTCGGATCCAAAGACCAGTGTCGTGAACCGCTACTTGCAAAGCTGGGATGTGCCGAACTTGTTTGTTGTCGGAGCCTCCGCGTTTCCACAAAATAGCTGCTACAACCCAACGGGCACGGTGGGGGCTCTCACTTACTGGGCGGCCGATGCGATTGTTAATAAGTACCTTAAGAATCCAGGAAAATTGGTGACGTAA
- a CDS encoding gluconate 2-dehydrogenase subunit 3 family protein, giving the protein MGDKESKDSGLTRREAIIAATSGLLVAALPVTQAEAQAVKHAAKAPKAGASPGKKKNVYIFLNKNEAAFIEAAVARLIPADDQWGGAIEADVPNYFDKQLGGSWGAGERLYRSGPWKAGTKTQGYQLPYTPAELFRTALKAIDTDLKKTPFAKMSTADQDAYLHKLEKEDIDLGGVPSKVFFSSLLQMTMEGFFSDPVYGGNRDMLSWRMIGFPGAYGSYYDIVDKHGIKIDRAPLSLAEDAAGMIHQHPNIPAKQ; this is encoded by the coding sequence ATGGGTGATAAAGAGTCCAAAGACTCGGGACTAACCCGTCGTGAAGCTATCATCGCTGCGACATCTGGTTTACTCGTCGCTGCTCTGCCGGTCACTCAGGCCGAAGCTCAAGCCGTCAAACACGCGGCCAAGGCACCCAAAGCCGGTGCCAGCCCAGGTAAAAAGAAAAATGTCTACATCTTCCTGAATAAGAACGAAGCGGCCTTTATCGAAGCCGCCGTGGCGCGCCTCATACCCGCTGATGATCAGTGGGGCGGAGCCATCGAAGCCGATGTGCCGAATTACTTCGATAAGCAACTCGGTGGAAGCTGGGGAGCCGGTGAACGCCTCTATCGTAGCGGCCCTTGGAAGGCCGGTACTAAGACCCAAGGCTATCAATTGCCTTACACACCCGCAGAACTTTTCCGTACGGCCCTTAAAGCTATCGACACGGACTTAAAGAAAACACCTTTTGCCAAGATGTCAACCGCAGACCAAGACGCTTACTTACACAAGCTTGAAAAAGAAGATATTGATCTCGGTGGAGTGCCGTCGAAAGTTTTCTTTAGCTCCCTCTTGCAAATGACGATGGAGGGATTTTTCTCAGATCCTGTCTATGGCGGCAACAGAGACATGCTTTCATGGCGCATGATTGGCTTCCCCGGAGCCTACGGCAGCTACTATGACATTGTTGATAAGCACGGAATCAAGATCGACCGCGCGCCGCTCAGTCTCGCAGAAGATGCTGCAGGCATGATTCACCAACATCCAAACATCCCGGCAAAACAATAG
- a CDS encoding sel1 repeat family protein, which yields MKSKIFFQKNIKLAEKGNPAACCRVGNCYDFGTGVRKNVREAMKWYTMAAHGGDRIGQYNYAFGLLHGEGVKKDKKASFLVMRKSARQGYSEALADLGYYYMLGIGTKANYKKAFENYKLAAKKKVPRAHFNLGLMYMSGDGVTDSDLKAIKHFEMAVQLGHTGAYQYLAEIYLDKNSNEYNRVLGTKYKKKAYRR from the coding sequence ATGAAATCCAAAATTTTTTTTCAAAAAAATATAAAATTAGCAGAGAAAGGAAATCCGGCCGCATGCTGTAGAGTCGGAAACTGCTACGATTTTGGAACAGGCGTTAGGAAGAACGTGAGAGAAGCAATGAAATGGTATACTATGGCGGCTCATGGGGGCGATCGTATAGGACAGTATAATTATGCCTTTGGATTGTTGCATGGTGAAGGGGTCAAAAAAGACAAAAAGGCATCATTTTTAGTTATGCGTAAATCAGCTCGACAAGGTTATTCAGAGGCGTTAGCTGATTTAGGATATTACTATATGCTTGGTATTGGAACAAAAGCGAATTACAAAAAGGCTTTCGAAAATTACAAACTGGCCGCGAAAAAGAAAGTTCCAAGGGCACATTTCAATCTTGGCCTAATGTATATGTCAGGAGATGGAGTTACTGATAGTGATCTCAAAGCAATTAAACACTTTGAGATGGCAGTACAACTCGGACATACAGGTGCTTACCAATATTTAGCTGAGATTTATCTCGATAAGAATTCAAATGAATACAACCGAGTTCTTGGGACTAAATATAAAAAGAAGGCTTACCGTCGTTAA
- a CDS encoding DUF4329 domain-containing protein, giving the protein MLKIFFIILVVGFSHFSHALDKSPRKSIGLNAIQINSSNLSGMVNDVYYTVDLGKSVYIQLQLNRLPEGNYLRVFDVTPSHHASNFRTIYTGGDSCVGNFFNGPYCTHYASFTPTATEVGDYVYPIIMTVQPWTVTPAGDYTPGTIQDIEFDVHINTKASAPETETCEKGSIVKVDSQTLGEVVPVAGTNFDLYYSTSMSSYFSSNRLPTNPYFRSDVFTISVQHFYDYAQSKLFLGTGSAVNAYSQLLPTGNRMVVSPSGDEVYIFDSLGKHLETKTFLTGATKYTFWYDSNSHLASIIDAFGKQTTFFRNTSGYLTGIQGPYGQTTSLVVNSSGLTTSITNPNSEIYYLTYKTGTDLLETFQKPGGQTSTFTYTADGRLTKDLGAGGNFWLLARDISTPNISVAKSSGLGRQSSYTIVADALGFTREEVTPFGLTNTYSESITESKVSNSIGGTRTDLMSDERFHSLYWRPSYSGKKMGSVESITYYGQTVNFPTGVTDPFGFTSIVRTANTRGRITTSTYTAATKTLNEVSHEGATATTVYNSYEQPVSQQTGSDTPWTFSYDADGRPSQLTQGSKNTLTYTYNTAGYVQSVTNALSEVTSYIYDLAGRVTQVTLPDTRVVSYSYDANGNLTSVTPPSKPAHNFTFNLFETLDTYSPPALSGLTNKNTTYAYNLDKQLTKITRPDLQEVNYNYNSTTGQISSIQLPTGSYTYTFKTNEDRIDNISSPDDFNSKFGYYGYKIASDALRKTSTNFLYGLTSFTYDADHRLSSRTVRGNLSTDTSTINYTYNNDDQLTTVGDMALTYEYPSGRLSTTSIGKITDSRTYDAYGNLQTYTATYTPTSGSPQTLYSYTFTRDALSRIATKTETIQGVTDVYAYSYDSAGRLTQVLKNTALYSSYTYDSNGNRTSGTTAGTAFTATYDDQDRLLTYNTRSYSYNANGDLTQIQWTPTTQSTYTYDAIGNLKQAVLTSGNNITYSYDGLNRRALKLDGTTLKFRYLYEDKYRVSAQVNNSGQILKAYVYATDINVADYMTVSGVTYRLIKDHLGSPRLVVNVSDGTVIQRMDYNDLGEAVADTNGGFQPFGFAGGLYDAQTKLVKFGARDYDARAAGRWTAKDPIRFSGDSANLYSYTFADPVNFMDIDGLKPGDKFKTAREAAQDAIKYVNDQSIREDIEYAGTVNINSDGTYSATDPQGGGKHKSDFMVDKEKCKAIYHTHGADSPGWDDENFSAKDKAEARRFKLPSYLGTPSGKIKVYKPNSR; this is encoded by the coding sequence TTGTTAAAAATATTTTTTATAATTTTAGTGGTTGGTTTTAGTCATTTTTCTCACGCGTTAGATAAGTCGCCACGCAAAAGCATAGGCCTGAATGCCATTCAGATTAATTCTTCTAATCTAAGCGGGATGGTAAATGACGTATACTATACTGTAGATCTCGGTAAGTCTGTTTACATTCAGCTACAACTAAATCGTTTGCCGGAAGGAAATTATTTGAGAGTTTTTGATGTGACGCCTTCGCATCACGCAAGCAATTTTCGGACAATTTACACCGGCGGTGACAGTTGCGTAGGAAACTTCTTTAATGGACCTTATTGCACTCATTATGCCTCTTTTACCCCAACTGCTACGGAGGTAGGTGATTATGTTTATCCGATCATTATGACCGTGCAGCCATGGACTGTTACCCCTGCTGGAGATTACACCCCAGGCACAATTCAGGACATTGAGTTTGATGTTCATATTAATACTAAGGCATCCGCACCAGAGACTGAAACATGCGAAAAGGGATCTATTGTTAAAGTTGATAGCCAAACTCTGGGTGAAGTAGTTCCTGTGGCGGGAACGAACTTTGATTTGTACTACTCAACCTCAATGTCGAGTTATTTTAGTAGTAATCGACTGCCAACTAACCCCTATTTCAGAAGTGACGTATTTACTATTTCTGTACAGCACTTCTACGACTATGCTCAAAGTAAGCTTTTTCTCGGTACTGGTTCTGCTGTGAATGCCTATTCACAGCTTTTACCAACCGGAAATAGGATGGTCGTGAGTCCCAGTGGAGATGAAGTCTATATTTTCGACTCTCTAGGAAAACATCTTGAAACGAAGACATTTCTAACTGGAGCTACAAAATATACTTTTTGGTATGATAGCAATAGCCATTTAGCTTCAATTATCGATGCCTTTGGAAAACAAACCACTTTTTTTCGAAATACTAGTGGCTATTTAACTGGCATACAGGGCCCTTACGGACAAACGACTTCTTTAGTAGTGAATTCAAGTGGTTTAACTACGAGTATTACTAATCCCAATAGTGAAATATATTATCTGACTTATAAAACTGGGACAGATTTACTTGAGACTTTCCAAAAACCTGGCGGGCAGACCTCCACTTTTACCTATACCGCAGATGGCAGGCTTACTAAAGATTTGGGTGCAGGTGGAAATTTTTGGTTACTAGCAAGAGACATAAGCACGCCTAATATTTCTGTTGCGAAAAGTTCAGGCTTAGGCAGGCAGTCGTCATATACAATCGTAGCGGATGCTTTGGGCTTCACAAGAGAAGAGGTCACGCCATTTGGATTGACGAATACTTATTCTGAAAGCATTACCGAATCTAAAGTCTCCAACTCTATTGGAGGGACAAGAACAGATCTTATGTCTGATGAAAGATTTCATTCTCTTTACTGGCGCCCATCCTATTCTGGGAAAAAGATGGGTAGTGTTGAGAGTATTACATATTATGGGCAAACGGTAAATTTTCCAACTGGTGTCACTGATCCATTTGGGTTTACATCAATTGTTAGAACCGCAAATACTAGAGGTAGAATAACAACTTCAACGTATACTGCCGCAACAAAGACATTGAATGAAGTTTCACATGAAGGTGCAACAGCTACTACTGTATACAACTCTTACGAGCAGCCAGTAAGTCAGCAGACAGGCAGTGATACCCCGTGGACTTTCTCTTATGATGCCGATGGCCGTCCAAGCCAGCTAACTCAAGGATCTAAGAACACTCTGACATATACTTATAATACCGCTGGGTATGTACAAAGCGTAACCAATGCGCTAAGTGAAGTTACAAGTTATATCTACGATCTTGCGGGCCGAGTGACACAAGTTACTTTGCCGGATACTCGCGTAGTATCTTATAGCTATGATGCTAATGGAAATTTAACGAGTGTAACTCCTCCGAGTAAGCCTGCACATAACTTTACATTTAATCTCTTTGAGACACTTGATACTTATTCTCCACCTGCTCTTAGCGGGTTGACCAATAAGAATACAACATATGCTTACAATCTTGATAAGCAGTTGACGAAAATTACTCGCCCAGATTTGCAGGAAGTAAATTATAACTACAATAGCACTACGGGACAGATCTCCAGCATTCAGCTTCCGACCGGAAGCTACACATACACTTTTAAGACAAATGAAGATCGTATAGACAATATTAGTTCACCAGATGATTTTAATAGTAAATTCGGTTACTACGGATATAAGATCGCGAGTGACGCTCTCAGAAAGACCTCCACAAATTTTCTATATGGTTTAACGAGCTTTACTTACGATGCCGACCATCGGTTGAGCTCAAGAACCGTGCGCGGAAATCTGTCGACCGATACATCAACAATTAACTATACATACAACAATGACGATCAGCTGACTACGGTCGGTGATATGGCCTTGACCTACGAATATCCGTCAGGACGTCTCAGCACGACTTCCATTGGTAAAATCACGGACTCGAGAACATATGATGCATATGGAAACTTACAGACCTACACAGCTACTTACACTCCGACAAGTGGCAGTCCGCAAACGCTTTATTCTTATACATTCACTAGAGATGCTCTAAGTAGAATTGCTACTAAGACAGAAACGATTCAAGGAGTTACGGATGTTTATGCTTATTCTTATGATAGCGCAGGACGCTTAACTCAGGTTTTGAAGAATACGGCTTTGTATAGTTCTTATACTTATGACTCGAATGGGAATAGAACAAGCGGAACTACGGCGGGGACAGCATTTACTGCGACCTATGATGACCAAGATAGACTTCTGACGTATAACACGCGTTCTTATTCATACAATGCGAACGGGGATTTGACGCAGATCCAATGGACTCCGACTACGCAAAGTACTTATACATACGATGCCATCGGAAATTTGAAGCAAGCGGTTCTTACTTCGGGTAATAACATCACTTATAGCTATGATGGTTTAAATCGGAGAGCTTTGAAGTTGGATGGAACCACTTTGAAGTTCCGGTATTTGTATGAAGATAAATATCGAGTCTCTGCTCAAGTTAACAATTCTGGACAAATCTTGAAGGCGTATGTTTACGCAACTGATATTAATGTTGCTGACTACATGACGGTAAGCGGAGTTACATACCGACTTATAAAAGATCATCTTGGGTCTCCAAGACTCGTCGTCAATGTGAGCGACGGAACTGTGATTCAACGTATGGACTACAATGATCTTGGTGAGGCAGTAGCCGATACAAATGGAGGATTTCAGCCGTTTGGATTCGCCGGTGGACTTTACGATGCCCAAACAAAATTAGTGAAGTTCGGAGCACGTGATTACGACGCTAGGGCAGCGGGAAGATGGACGGCGAAAGATCCAATTAGGTTCTCAGGAGACAGTGCAAATTTGTATAGCTATACCTTTGCAGATCCAGTAAATTTTATGGATATCGATGGACTTAAACCGGGAGACAAATTTAAAACTGCTAGAGAAGCCGCACAAGATGCAATTAAGTATGTGAACGATCAATCCATAAGAGAAGATATAGAATATGCAGGAACTGTAAATATTAATTCCGATGGTACTTACAGCGCTACTGATCCTCAAGGTGGTGGCAAGCATAAATCGGATTTTATGGTTGATAAAGAGAAATGCAAAGCTATTTATCATACTCATGGTGCCGATTCTCCTGGATGGGATGACGAAAATTTTTCAGCAAAAGATAAGGCCGAGGCGAGGCGTTTTAAGCTACCTAGTTATCTAGGAACACCATCAGGGAAAATAAAGGTTTATAAACCAAATAGCCGATAA
- a CDS encoding flagellar hook protein FlgE: MGILSSLYTGVSGMSAQGEALGVISDNIANANTIGFKASRAEFQDIISKNLKGILGGNQIGRGVKIGAVNPILSQGNVDATEKVTDLAVSGDGYFKVRGSDGDSFTRDGSFHFDKEGYLVTNDNQRVQGFQADEKGNILNKMADIKFPRALIPAKGTTEVKLDLNLDSRMEATKKFDSKDPYSTSHYSTGVEMYDSQGNKHLLSMFFNKTADREWSFHGMVDGKEVSGGEEGIMSQVCEGKLKFTVDGKLESQEVTDSQFNFKGGALQNQKIKLNFGDAIAEGGKGLDGTKQYGKNSDLISWHQDGAAAGTITSLSFNDEGNLTAVYSNGQAADLAQIALAKFENPEALFKVGNNRLKESRDSGGPSMGAPGASGRGKLFAKSLERSTVDLATEFVNMIQNQRGFQANAKTITTTDELLNEVIQLKR; the protein is encoded by the coding sequence ATGGGTATTCTTTCATCACTGTACACAGGTGTCTCTGGTATGTCCGCTCAAGGTGAAGCCTTGGGGGTCATCTCTGACAATATCGCCAATGCAAATACCATTGGTTTCAAGGCAAGCCGCGCAGAATTTCAAGATATTATCTCTAAAAACTTAAAAGGTATCCTCGGTGGTAACCAAATCGGTCGCGGTGTTAAGATCGGTGCTGTAAATCCAATTCTCTCTCAAGGTAACGTGGATGCGACAGAAAAAGTGACTGACTTGGCTGTTTCTGGTGACGGTTACTTCAAAGTTCGCGGTTCTGACGGTGATTCATTCACTCGTGATGGCTCTTTCCACTTCGATAAAGAAGGTTACCTCGTAACAAATGACAACCAACGTGTTCAAGGTTTCCAAGCCGACGAAAAAGGCAACATCTTGAATAAAATGGCTGATATCAAATTCCCTCGCGCTCTCATTCCAGCAAAAGGCACAACGGAAGTGAAGTTGGATCTGAACTTGGATTCACGCATGGAAGCGACTAAGAAATTCGATTCTAAAGATCCATATTCGACTTCTCATTACTCTACAGGTGTTGAGATGTACGATTCTCAAGGTAACAAACACTTGCTCAGCATGTTCTTCAATAAAACTGCGGATCGTGAGTGGTCTTTCCACGGTATGGTTGACGGTAAAGAAGTTTCTGGTGGCGAAGAGGGTATCATGTCTCAAGTGTGCGAAGGTAAATTGAAATTTACAGTCGACGGTAAGCTTGAGAGCCAAGAAGTGACGGACTCTCAGTTCAACTTCAAAGGTGGCGCTCTTCAAAATCAAAAAATTAAATTGAACTTCGGTGATGCGATTGCTGAAGGTGGTAAGGGTCTTGACGGTACTAAGCAGTACGGTAAAAACTCTGACTTGATCAGCTGGCATCAAGACGGTGCGGCTGCTGGTACAATCACTTCGTTGTCTTTCAATGACGAAGGGAACTTAACTGCAGTATACTCCAACGGTCAGGCAGCTGACTTGGCACAGATTGCACTTGCTAAGTTCGAGAACCCAGAAGCTCTCTTCAAAGTCGGTAACAACCGTTTGAAAGAATCTAGAGACTCTGGCGGTCCTTCAATGGGTGCTCCGGGCGCTTCTGGTCGCGGTAAACTCTTCGCGAAGTCTCTCGAGCGTTCAACGGTCGACTTGGCAACAGAGTTCGTAAACATGATCCAAAACCAACGTGGCTTCCAAGCCAACGCGAAAACAATCACGACAACTGACGAATTGCTCAACGAAGTAATCCAGTTGAAGAGATAA